CCTGGGCCTCGCGCAGCAGGCGCAGCCGCTCCTGCTCGGCGCGCTTGGCCCCCGTGGTGTCCTCCACCACCGAGCCGAGGCCGAGAATCCGCCCATCCGGGGCGCGCACCGGGTACATGCTGATGGTGCTGTACTCCCAGGTGCCCAGGAGCCCCATCTCCCGGGAGTTCACCTCGAGCCGCTCCAGGGGTTGGCCCGTCTCCATCACATGGCGCAGGAACTGCTCCAGTTGAATCCCCGGGGGGCCGAGCATCTCCGGCAGGGTATGCCCGATGTAGGCCTCCGGGGGCTGGCCGGTGACCGAGGCCAGCACGTCGTTGATGTGCACGAAGCGCAGGCGCGTGTCGTAGAAGGCCATGCCCACGGGGGCGGTGCGCAGCAGGGTGCTGGCCAGGGCCAGCTGGGTGTCGCGCTCCTGCTCCATGCGGCGCTGGGTGGTGATGTCCTCGACGATGCCCACCCCGCCCACCACCCGCCCCTGCTCGTCGCGAAAGGGGGCGAAGTGGGCCCGGAGCGGGGTGCACTTGCCCGTGGTGGTGGAGACGTAGTTGCCCTCGTAGCGGGTGTGCTGGCCCTGGAGCGTGACGCGGATGCAGTCCACCACGCGCATGTCCCGCAGGGTGAGCAGGTTCAGCCCCAGGAGCTGCTGCCGGGTGGTGCCGAGCAGCCCGGCGAACTGGTCATTGCACGCGATGAGGAAGGGCGGGTTGCCGAAGTGGAACAGGCCCAGCGGCGCGTTCTCGACGATGAGCTGGTAGAGGCGCTCGGCGAGCGTGGGCGCGTGCGCGAGCCCCTGGTGGGCGTGCTGCCACGGGTAGGGGGCCAGGCCCAGCTCCAGCGGCTCGGCGGTGGCATCCGGGACTTCCGGCAGGTGGCGCAGCGTGAGGATGACGCGCTCGGGGGGCTCCTTCCCCGTGTGGCTCACCACCGCCTCCAGGGCCAGCTCCGCGCCGGTGCGGTGGCGCAGGGGCACCAGGGTGGAGCGGCCCGCGGACGCCAGGCGCTTGCCCAGCAGATGCCTCAGCAGCGAGCCCTCCTTCCAGGCCTGGAAGCGGGGGGGCACGAGCACCGAGAAGGACTGTCCCTGCAGCTCCTCGCGCGGCCAGCCCAGCAGCAGCTCCGCCGCCCGGTTGAGGTAGAGGATGTGCTCCACGTCATCGCAGACGAGCAGCGCATCGGCCATGGCATCCATCCACTGCTTGAACTCATCCGCCTCGATGTGCGCCACCGCTGGCTTCTCCCGCCGCACGAGGCTCCCCGGACGCGGTGCGGCTGCACGGGAAGGGCATGCAGCCCTCTTCCCTGTAGAGTTATCCACTGTGCGGATGGCTGGCTCGCAAGCGGCACGCGGGGGCGAGCCCCCGTCGCCCAGCCATCATCCGGAGGGCGCCCGTCCGGGCATCCAGCCCCCCGGGCCCTGCTCACACGGCTTGCTGGGACGGGCCCTCCAGGGTGAAGCGGGCAATGAGCGGCATGTGGTCCGACAGCCCATGGAAGCGGCTGTTCACGTCCCCAAAGGGGCGCGTCTCCTCCATGTCCAGCCAGCGCACGCCACTGCCGGAGAAGAGGTGGTCCAGGTGCATGCGCAGGTGCATGAAGCCCGCGGTGGGAAAGCCCCGGATGAGCGCGGGGTTGATCTGCCCCACGGTGGCCTGGGCGCACGTGAGCTGGGCCTCGTCACACAGGTAGCGGAACACGGGCGAGGCGGGCGGGGAGTTGAAGTCCCCCGTCACCACGAAGGGCTCGCCCTGGGCATGCTCCGTCACGAGCGCCACCAGCTTGCGCGCCTCGTGGAGCTGGTTGACGCCACAGCCCATCTTGTCCTTGGTGGCCCAGAACTCGCGGGCAAAAGGGGTGGGCAGGCTCAGGTGGGTGTTGAAGACGTGGAAGGCCCGCCCATCCGTGGCGCGCGCCAGGCGCATGTGCGCGCAGATGCGGCTCTGCTTGCGCTCCTTCAGCCGCTGCACGTGGTGGTGGGTGATTTGCGCGGGCGCATCCACGTTGTGCCGGTCCACGCGCAGGGTGTTGCGGTTCACCAGGATGGCCAGGCCCGTGGTGTAGAGCGAGAAGTCCCGCACCTTGTAGTGGTGGGCGCGGAAATAGAACGCGTCGTAGGGCATGGTGCGGCCCTGCGCGGTGAAGATCTCCTCCATGCGGCCCATGAAGGCCTGGAGCTGTGTCTCGCCGGGCACCTTGCGGCGCTCGGCCACCGAGCTGCGGAACGAGGAGGTCTCCACCTCCTGGAGGCAGATGACGTCCGGCAGCGGCTCCAACGCGGCGAGCGCCGCGGAGACCCGGCGCTTGGGGCCTTGCGTGCTCGCCAGCCCCCGGAGCGCATGGCCAAAGTAGCGGACGTTGTAGCTGAGAATGCGGATGGGGGACTCGGACATACCTGGAGTCATAAGGCGGTGAGGCCCAGGTGATAATCCACCCCCCCGTGGGCCGCCCACTTCCCAACGGTCCAGGCGCGCATCCGCCGGGGGGGGAGTGTTAAAGGAGGGAGCCACCATGACGACGCCCCTTTCCGCCCGCTTCCGTGGAACCGACACGTACCTCTCCGGCGAGAGCCTCCAGGCCGCCGTGGACTGCGCGCTGACGCTTCAGCGCCCCCTGCTGGTGAAGGGCGAGCCCGGCACGGGCAAGACGCTCCTGGCGGAGGCCATCTCCAGCGCGCTCGGCCTGCGGCTCATCCCCTGGCACGTGAAGAGCACCACGCGCGCCCAGGACGGGCTCTACCTCTATGACACCGTGCAGCGCCTGTATGACTCGCGCTTCGGCGATGGGGACGTGAAGGACATCCGCCGCTACATCCGCCTGGGGCCGCTGGGCGAGGCGTTCGCCTCGCGCGAGCGCGTGGTGCTGCTCATCGACGAGGTGGACAAGGCGGACCTGGAGTTCCCCAACGACTTGCTCCACGAGCTGGACCGGATGCGCTTCCGCATCCAGGAGACGAACGACGAGGTGGTGGCCACGCAGCGCCCCGTGGTCGTCATCACCAGCAACAACGAGAAGGAGCTGCCGGATGCGTTCCTGCGCCGGTGCGTCTTCCACTTCATCGACTTTCCGGACACGGAGCTGATGCGCCGCATCGTCGCGGTGCACCACCCGGGGCTGGACGAGGCGCTGACGGAGCAGGCGCTGAAGGTGTTCTACGAGCTGCGCGGCTTCAGCCGGCTGCGCAAGCGCCCCTCCACGAGCGAGCTCATCGACTGGATTTCGGTGCTCAAGGCCAGCGGCGTGCAGAGCCTGAAGCTGGAGGAGAACCTGCCGTTTTTGGGCGCGCTCCTGAAGAAGGAGCAGGACCTCATCGCGGTGGCGGAGGCCTTCGGGCGCGGCCGCAAGACGCGGGCCTGAGAGGCGGACGCCATGTTCCTGCCCTTTCTCTATGAGCTGCGGCGGCGCGGGGTGCCCGTGGGCACGCAGGAGGCGCTGGCGCTGGCGGGCGCGCTGAAGGCGGGCCTGCACGACAGCAGCCTGGATGGCTTCTACCACGTGGCGCGCGCGCTCCTGGTGCACTCGGAGGCACACCTGGATGCCTTCGACCAGGCCTTCCTCGCGCACTTCCAGGGCGTGGAGTCCGCGGGGCTGGAGCTGACGCGCGAGCTGCTCGACTGGCTGAAGGACGCGCGCGAGCGGCGCGAGCTGTCCCCCGAGGAGCAGGCGCTGCTCAACTCCCTGGACGCGGCCGCGCTGGAGAAGCTCTTCCAGGAGCGGCTCCAGGAGCAGCGCGAGCGCCACGATGGGGGCAACCGGTGGATTGGCACCGGGGGCTCCTCGCCCTTCGGCAACGGGGGCCACGCGCAGGCGGGCTTCCGGGTGGGCGGCACCGGCGGGCGCCAGGGCTCGGCGATTTTCTCGGCCGGGGCGCGCAAGTACCAGGGCTACCGGGATGACCTGGTGCTGGACACGCGCCAGATGGAGGTGGCGCTGCGCAAGCTCCGGGCCTTCGCGCGCGAGGGGATGCCGGACGAGCTGGATGTGGACGAGACCATCCGCGCCACGGCGAGCAACGCGGGCGAGCTGGAGGTGGTGACGCGCGCGCCGCGCCGGCCCAACACGCGCGTGGTGCTGCTGATGGACGTGGGCGGCTCCATGGACCCGTACGCGGCGCTGGTGAGCCGGCTGTTCAGCGCGGCGGGCCGGGCCACGCACTTCAAGGAGCTGCGCACCTACTACTTCCACAACTGCGTGTACGGCCGGCTGTACGCCACCCCGCAGATGACCGGCGGCACCACGGTGCCGGAGCTCATTGGCCAGGTGGGCAAGCACCACAAGCTGGTGCTGGTGGGCGATGCCTTCATGGCCCCGTACGAGCTGAGCATCCGCGCGGACGCCCAGGGGCGCTACTCGCCCGAGGGGCTGGAGGGGCTCGTGTGGTTGATGCAGCTCGCACAGCACTTCGAGCGCAGCGCCTGGCTCAACCCCGAGCCGCCCCGGCTGTGGCTCAACTCCACCATCTCCACCATTGCCCGCGTCTTCCCCATGTTCCACCTCACCGTGGAAGGGCTGGGCGAGGCGGTGGGGCACCTGACGCGCGGCCGCACGCCGAAGGGGACGACGGCCCGGCGCTAGTATGTGGATGTAAGCAGGGCCGGAAGGGGGGCCCCCGCTCCAGGGGGGGGGCCTTCGCCCTATATAATGATGCGGGGTGGCCTCGGGGCGCCGGGGTGTGTGGTTTCCTCCGGAGTTCCCACACTTTCCGGAATGCCGAGTCTATGGCATGCAGAGTGTCTGGCGGTTCACGTTGTTCGCCTCGGCCGCCTCCCCTCGCGATGACCCAGGCTCGACTCTCCTCGATTCTCTTCTTGGTGGTGGCCGCGCTCCTCTTGAGCTGTTCGGGAGACGAGGACGCCGCGCAGGGCCCCTCCATCTCCGTGAGCCCGCGGGCGGTGAACCTCGGCGTGGGCCTGCAGCAGCGCTTCACGGCCACCGTCGAGGGGCTCGACGACACCTCGGTGCGCTGGGTCGTCGTGGAAGGGGAGGGGGCGGGAACGATTGATGCCTCGGGCCTCTACACGGCCCCGTCCACGGTGGGCACCTACCACGTGGTGGCCATCAGCGTGGGCGACCCCACCCGGAGCAGCTCGGCGGTCATCCACGTCCAGGCCTCGGCCTCCCCGGTCCAGGTGAGCCTCTCGCCGGAGAGGACCCAGATCCACGTCGCGGGCACCGTGCGCTTTACCGCCACGGTGACGGGCACGGCGAACACCGCGGTGACCTGGAGCGTGACGGAGGCGAACGGCGGCACCATCGACGCCACGGGGCTCTACACGGCGCCCACCGCCGGGGGCACCTTCCACGTGGTGGCCACCAGCGTGGCGGATCCGGAAAAGAAGGCCACCGCCACCGTGACGGTGGAGCCCGAGCTGGCCCCGGTCTCCGTGAGCATCTCCCCGGAGTCGGTGGACCTGCGCACCGGGGGCACGCAGGCCTTCACCGCCACGGTGACGGGCCCGGCCAACACGGCGGTGAGCTGGAGCGTGGCGGAGACGGGCGGCGGCACCCTCGACGCCTCCGGGCTGTACACGGCGCCCGCCACCCCGGGCACCTACCACGTGGTGGCCACCAGCGTGGCGGACCCGTCGCAGAGCGCCTCGGCCACCGTGCACGTCACCGCCGCGGACATCGTGACGGTGACGGTGGCGCCCACGGAGGCGCAGCTGGGCACCGGCGAGACGAAGGACTTCACGGCGGAGGTGACGGGCACGGCGAACACCGCGGTGAGCTGGAGCGTGACGGGCGGCACCATCGACACCGCGGGGCGCTACACGGCGCCGGCCACGGCGGGCACCTTCCAGGTGGTGGCCACCAGCGTGGCGGACCCGTCGCAGAGCGCCTCGGCCACCGTCCGCGTGAGGCCCTTCCCCACCGCGGGCCTGGTGATGCACTTCGCGGCCTCCGAGCTGTTGGGCCCCCAGGGCACGTTGCCCGCGGCGGGCGCCCCGGTTTCCTCCTGGGTGGACCTCTCCGGCAACGGGCGGGACCTGACCCAGACCGACTCCACCCGGCAGCCCGTCTTCAAGACCAACGCCCTCAACGGCCTGCCCACCGTGTCGTTCGATGGCAGCAGCACGAGCGGGGACTTCCTGCGCACGGCGGCCCTCGCTCCGGCGCTGGCGCAGCCCGTGACGATCTTCTTCGTCTACAAGGCCCCGCCGGTGAGCGTGAACAAGACCCTGCTGGACGCGCCTCCGGGCACGGGCGCCAACCGGGCCCGCATCCAGGTGACCCCCGTGCCTGCGGGGGCCCTGCAGCTCTACGCCACCAAGTTCTCCAGCCCCTTCAAGGCCAAGGTGACGGGGACCTTCTATTACGCCACCGCCGTGTTCAACGGGGTGAGCTCGCGCCTGCGCGCCAACGGCGTGGAGGAGGCGCCCTCCTCCAGCGCGGATCCAGGCACCACCGGCATGGCGGGCCTGATGCTCGGCGGCCGCCAGGAGCTGAACAACGACGCCTTCGCCGCCACCGAGTTCGCCGAGGTGCTCGTGTACGGCCGTGCCCTCGACGCCGCGGACCTGGGCCGCGTCGAGGCCTACTTGAAGAGCCTCTACTTCCCCCCCTGACAGGCGAGCGTGAGGGAGCGCCGGCGAGCCACCGTCTTCACGAGGTACGCTTCGCCCCCGGCCCTCGCCCCGCCTCTCCGGTCCCCCTGGACCTTGCGTGTCATGAACAAACTTCTGCTTCTCACCGTGGGTTGCGTGCTGCTGGCTGGGTGCTCGGTGGACTTCACCGAGCCCGAGGGGCGCAGCTGTGACGACACGCACGCCTGCCCCGCCAATCAGATCTGCGTGGAGCTGCGGTGCCGGCCCTTCGAGGTCCCCCCCCCGCCGGATGGCGGCACCCCGGACTCGGGCACCCCGGATTCGGGCACTCCGGACTCGGGCACCCCATCCGCCGTCGAGGTGAGCGTGAGCCCGGTGTCCGCGAGCCTCACGCCCTTGGGGACGTGGCGCTTCACGGCCACGGTGAGCAACGCGGACGACACGCGGGTGAGCTGGAGCGTCCGGGAGGGCGCCGCGGGTGGCACCATCGACGCCACCGGGCTGTACACCGCGCCGGCGCAGACGGGCACCTACCACGTGGTGGCCACGAGCGTGGCGGACCCCTCGCGCTCCGCCTCCGCGGTGGTGAGCGTGGCCTCGCTGCCCTCGAACCTGGCGCTGCACTTCTCGGCGGACCGGCTCAACGGCCCCACGGGCGAGCTGCCCGCGGACGGCGCCCGGGTGGCCTCCTGGGCGGACCTCTCGGGCCAGGCCCACACCCTGACCCAGACCGAGGAGAACCGGCAGCCGCTCTTCAAGGCCCGGGGGCTCCATGGGCTGCCCACGGTGGTGTTCGACGGGGACACGCTGGGCGCGGGGGACTACCTGCGCACGGCGGCCTTCCCGTCCGCGCTGCCGCAGCCGCTCACCTTCTTCTTCGTCTACCGCTCGCCGCTCACGGATGTGAACAAGACGCTGCTGGATGCGCCCCCGGGTGTGGGCCCCAACCGCGCCCGCGTCCAGGCCACCATCGAGCCGCCCGGCGCGCTGCAGCTCTACGCGAGCAAGTTCTCCAGCCCCTACCTGCAGAAGGCCGCCGGTTCCTTCTATTCCGTTACCGCCGTGTTCAATGGCCCCAGCTCGCGCGTGCGCGCCAACGGCACGGAGGAGGCGCCCTCGGCCAACCGGGACCCGGGCACGGTGGGCATGGGCGGGCTGATGCTCGGCGGCCGTCAGGAGCTGACCCCTGACGCCTTCGCCGCCACCGAGTTCGCCGAGGTGCTCGTCTTCACCCGCGCGCTGAACGACTCCGAAATCGAACAGGTCGAAACGTACCTGCGTGGCAGGTACTTCCCGTAAGCCCCCGAGTCCCCATGTCCACCGTCGCCGGCGTCCCCACGCCCGAAGTCCAACTCGGCAAGTACCGCCTGCTGAAGCTGCTGGCCACCGGCGGCATGGGCGAGGTGTTCCTGGCGCGCCAGGAAGGGCCCGCGGGCTTCGCGAAGACCGTGGTCATCAAGCGCATGCTGGCGCACCTGGGGAGGGATCCGAAGTTCGTGGAGATGTTCCTCAACGAGGCGCGGCTCGCGGCGGAGCTGTCCCACCCGAACATCGTCCAAATCTTCGAGCTGGGAGAGCACGCCGGCACCTACTTCCTGGCCATGGAGTTCATCCACGGGGTGAACCTGCGCACGCTCAAGCGCCGCATGGATGAGCGGCACCTGGAGGTGCCCGCGGGCCTGGCGGCGTTCATCTGCGCCCAGGCGCTCAAGGGGCTGCACTACGCGCACACGCTCACGGACGAGGCCGGCAAGTCGATGAACATCGTCCACCGGGACGTGAGCCCGGACAACGTGCTCGTCGGCTTCAACGGCACGGTGAAGATGGTGGACTTCGGCATCGCCAAGGCCTCCAGCTCCATCTCCACCACCAACGCGGGCACGGTGAAGGGCAAGTACGCGTACATGTCCCCCGATCAGCTCAGCGGGCAGAAGGCGGATCCGCGCACGGACGTGTACGCGATGGGCGTCGTGCTCTACGAGCTCCTCACCGGGGGCCGGCCGTTCCAGGGCCCCTCGGAGGGGGCGCTCGTGCGCTCCATCCTCCAGGACACGCCCAAGGCACCCCGGGAGGTGCGCCCGGGCCTCTCCCCGGAGCTGGAGGACATCACCCTGCGCGCCATCGCGCGCAACCCACAGGAGCGCTTCCCGAGCGCCGAGAGCATGGCCACGGCGCTGGAGGCCTACGCGCTGGGCGAGGGGGGCATGACGCCGCACAAGGTGAAGGGGCTGCTGCGCGGCCTGTTCGGCGAGGAGGCCGACATCATCTCCGCGGTGGGCACGCGGCCGAAGTCCGGCGGCTCGCTCAACGCCTCCCCGAGTTCCCAGGTGGGCAGTGCCGCGGGCCAACCGGGCACCTCCTCGGCGCTGAAGAAGACGGGCGATGCGCCGCAGCAGACCTCGGCGCAGTGGGTGAACGTGGATCTCTCCACCCACTTCACGGTCTCCATCGCCGAGGTGCCCCTGCCGCCGCCGCCGTCCGCGGCCGCCGTGCCCGCGCCGCCACAGGCCAAGCGCCGGTGGGTTCCCTGGCTCGTGGCGGGAGGCGGCGTGGCCGCGCTGCTGGTGGGCGCGGGCGTGACGCTGCCGGCGCTGCGAGAGCCCGCCGTGGCGCCCCCGGCCCGGGTCTCGCTCCAGAGGCTGGAGCACGTGGACCCGAAGGCCTCGCCCCCGGCGCCCGTGGCGGTGGACACGGCGGCCCTGCCCCAGAGTCCTCCGCCCGAGGCGGTTGCGGCAACCACGCCCGCCGCGCAGGCACAGGCCGCCCCCGAGGAGGACGACCCTGAGGAGAACGCCCCCGAGGAGGCCACCGCTCCGGAAGCCCCCCGGGCCCCCGCGGCCAAGCGCGCGGCGCGCCCTGCCAAGCACGCCTCGGGCACCGTGTCGCTGCGGGTGAACCCGTGGGCGGAGGTGCTCTACGCGGGCAAGTCGCTGGGGGTGACGCCGATGGCGCCCTTCGAGCTGCCCAGCGGCACGCACACGCTCACGCTGGTGAACCAGGATCTCGACGTGAAGCGCAAGGTGCGGGTGGTGGTGCCCGCGAGCAAGCAGGTGGTGCTGCGCATCAACCTGCTCGA
This window of the Stigmatella aurantiaca genome carries:
- a CDS encoding endonuclease/exonuclease/phosphatase family protein, coding for MSESPIRILSYNVRYFGHALRGLASTQGPKRRVSAALAALEPLPDVICLQEVETSSFRSSVAERRKVPGETQLQAFMGRMEEIFTAQGRTMPYDAFYFRAHHYKVRDFSLYTTGLAILVNRNTLRVDRHNVDAPAQITHHHVQRLKERKQSRICAHMRLARATDGRAFHVFNTHLSLPTPFAREFWATKDKMGCGVNQLHEARKLVALVTEHAQGEPFVVTGDFNSPPASPVFRYLCDEAQLTCAQATVGQINPALIRGFPTAGFMHLRMHLDHLFSGSGVRWLDMEETRPFGDVNSRFHGLSDHMPLIARFTLEGPSQQAV
- a CDS encoding vWA domain-containing protein yields the protein MFLPFLYELRRRGVPVGTQEALALAGALKAGLHDSSLDGFYHVARALLVHSEAHLDAFDQAFLAHFQGVESAGLELTRELLDWLKDARERRELSPEEQALLNSLDAAALEKLFQERLQEQRERHDGGNRWIGTGGSSPFGNGGHAQAGFRVGGTGGRQGSAIFSAGARKYQGYRDDLVLDTRQMEVALRKLRAFAREGMPDELDVDETIRATASNAGELEVVTRAPRRPNTRVVLLMDVGGSMDPYAALVSRLFSAAGRATHFKELRTYYFHNCVYGRLYATPQMTGGTTVPELIGQVGKHHKLVLVGDAFMAPYELSIRADAQGRYSPEGLEGLVWLMQLAQHFERSAWLNPEPPRLWLNSTISTIARVFPMFHLTVEGLGEAVGHLTRGRTPKGTTARR
- a CDS encoding serine/threonine protein kinase, which codes for MSTVAGVPTPEVQLGKYRLLKLLATGGMGEVFLARQEGPAGFAKTVVIKRMLAHLGRDPKFVEMFLNEARLAAELSHPNIVQIFELGEHAGTYFLAMEFIHGVNLRTLKRRMDERHLEVPAGLAAFICAQALKGLHYAHTLTDEAGKSMNIVHRDVSPDNVLVGFNGTVKMVDFGIAKASSSISTTNAGTVKGKYAYMSPDQLSGQKADPRTDVYAMGVVLYELLTGGRPFQGPSEGALVRSILQDTPKAPREVRPGLSPELEDITLRAIARNPQERFPSAESMATALEAYALGEGGMTPHKVKGLLRGLFGEEADIISAVGTRPKSGGSLNASPSSQVGSAAGQPGTSSALKKTGDAPQQTSAQWVNVDLSTHFTVSIAEVPLPPPPSAAAVPAPPQAKRRWVPWLVAGGGVAALLVGAGVTLPALREPAVAPPARVSLQRLEHVDPKASPPAPVAVDTAALPQSPPPEAVAATTPAAQAQAAPEEDDPEENAPEEATAPEAPRAPAAKRAARPAKHASGTVSLRVNPWAEVLYAGKSLGVTPMAPFELPSGTHTLTLVNQDLDVKRKVRVVVPASKQVVLRINLLDGM
- a CDS encoding AAA family ATPase; protein product: MTTPLSARFRGTDTYLSGESLQAAVDCALTLQRPLLVKGEPGTGKTLLAEAISSALGLRLIPWHVKSTTRAQDGLYLYDTVQRLYDSRFGDGDVKDIRRYIRLGPLGEAFASRERVVLLIDEVDKADLEFPNDLLHELDRMRFRIQETNDEVVATQRPVVVITSNNEKELPDAFLRRCVFHFIDFPDTELMRRIVAVHHPGLDEALTEQALKVFYELRGFSRLRKRPSTSELIDWISVLKASGVQSLKLEENLPFLGALLKKEQDLIAVAEAFGRGRKTRA
- a CDS encoding Ig-like domain-containing protein, with the protein product MNKLLLLTVGCVLLAGCSVDFTEPEGRSCDDTHACPANQICVELRCRPFEVPPPPDGGTPDSGTPDSGTPDSGTPSAVEVSVSPVSASLTPLGTWRFTATVSNADDTRVSWSVREGAAGGTIDATGLYTAPAQTGTYHVVATSVADPSRSASAVVSVASLPSNLALHFSADRLNGPTGELPADGARVASWADLSGQAHTLTQTEENRQPLFKARGLHGLPTVVFDGDTLGAGDYLRTAAFPSALPQPLTFFFVYRSPLTDVNKTLLDAPPGVGPNRARVQATIEPPGALQLYASKFSSPYLQKAAGSFYSVTAVFNGPSSRVRANGTEEAPSANRDPGTVGMGGLMLGGRQELTPDAFAATEFAEVLVFTRALNDSEIEQVETYLRGRYFP
- a CDS encoding ATP-binding protein, which produces MDAMADALLVCDDVEHILYLNRAAELLLGWPREELQGQSFSVLVPPRFQAWKEGSLLRHLLGKRLASAGRSTLVPLRHRTGAELALEAVVSHTGKEPPERVILTLRHLPEVPDATAEPLELGLAPYPWQHAHQGLAHAPTLAERLYQLIVENAPLGLFHFGNPPFLIACNDQFAGLLGTTRQQLLGLNLLTLRDMRVVDCIRVTLQGQHTRYEGNYVSTTTGKCTPLRAHFAPFRDEQGRVVGGVGIVEDITTQRRMEQERDTQLALASTLLRTAPVGMAFYDTRLRFVHINDVLASVTGQPPEAYIGHTLPEMLGPPGIQLEQFLRHVMETGQPLERLEVNSREMGLLGTWEYSTISMYPVRAPDGRILGLGSVVEDTTGAKRAEQERLRLLREAQEAVRVRDDFLTIASHELKTPLTPLSLRLATLERKLERGEPLDASSLQQARGHLVRLTTLINDLLDSSRIESGGLALHPQPTRLDVLIEHVIRVTESFREAGNRIAFHVPVRPIEVMGDPYRLEQVIANLLENALKYSPDGGTIHVSLEARGEVVLMTVSDPGIGIPSDQQKHLFERHFRARNVSTHSYGGLGLGLYICRDIVARHGGSIWVESEVGRGSTFYVALPTLQASRALTGPTPEPQMH